DNA from Agarilytica rhodophyticola:
CTGTGAATACTTCCAACTCATCAGCAAGGGAGTGACCGATATGTTGTTTGGCCATATCAACGACGGCGCTATTATTGCAGCGCAAAAAAGGGTTGACTTGAGTTTCCAGTGCAATAGTCGTGGGTAGTGAGGGTTGGCCTTGTGCTCGCATCTGTATCACACTTTGTTCTCGTTCTAAGAGGGCTGGGTTATTTGGCTCAACCGCTTTGGCAAAGGCGATGTTTGCTTGGGTGTATTCATGGGCACTATATACCAGCGTGTTTTCTGGTAGTTGTTTTAATCTGTCTAATGAGGATTTTAACTCTAAATGAGTGCCCGAAAAAATCCGGCCGCAGCCAGAGGAAAATAATACGTCGCCACTGAAAAGCTGATAGTTATCATTGCTCTCAACCACGTAACATAGATGCTCTGGCATGTGCCCTGGTGCTGCGTAGGCTGTGCAGTTTGTACCCCAGAGTGAAAACTTATCATCGTCATAAAGAGGGTGTGTAATTTGAGGAATGTGTTGCGAGTCCGGCCCGAGTATAGCCACGTTTTTGTATCGCAAAATGTCATCAAGGCCGCCGATATGGTCATAGTGCGAGTGAGTAATCAAGACACCCACTAGTTCGAGCTTGTGCTTCTCCAAATATTCAATCACGGCTGTGGCATCACCAGGATCTACTACCCAGACTTCGTTACCATCTGTTTGCTGAATAAGCCAGACGTAGTTGTCTTGAAATGTTGGGATAGGAGAAACTTTGAACATATTATGACCTCTTGTATGTGATCTTCTTAATTCGATCTTGCAACCAGTACCTTTTAGTCTATACCTTTGAACCCAGGCACTTTATAAGCGACTTTGTGCGTGGTGGCAATGTTAATAAGGTGCGTATTTTGTCGTATTGACATAAAATAAAGGTAAGAGTGCATTTATTTTGTTCGTGTATATTTGTTTTGGAGTCATGATGAAGTCATTGAGATCTCGATTCAATATTGATCCGCTCGCACAGTCACAGGCACGCATTGCCCAGTGGTTCTCCACGCCCTTGGGTCGGCGTATGCTCTTTCATGAGCGTAAAACTTTATCTGAGGAGCTGCGTTATTTATTTGGTTACCATTTTATGCAGCTAAGCCCTGTCGCCAATGTCAACTTTGGCAGTGCCAGTCGAATTAATCACTGTATCTCTATGTCACCGGCTGTAAGCGGCTTAGATGATAAAAATTCCAGTATCGATGGCGTCAGTGATTTTTGCGATTTACCTTTTGATGATGATGTCATTGATGTGACTGTGTTGCACCATGTATTGGAGTTCTCTGAAAATCCACATCAAGTGCTAAAAGAAGCAGCTAGGGTCACGATTCCAAGAGGATATATCATTATTGTCGCTTTCAACCCTATAAGTTTATCTGGGCTATTTCAGCCGCTGGGTGCACTTCTTAATTTCAGTAGCATTTCCCGCCGTCGACTTTTACGCGCTGGCAGAATGAAGGATTGGTTAGAGTTTCTCGACTTTACCTGCTTA
Protein-coding regions in this window:
- a CDS encoding class I SAM-dependent methyltransferase; the protein is MMKSLRSRFNIDPLAQSQARIAQWFSTPLGRRMLFHERKTLSEELRYLFGYHFMQLSPVANVNFGSASRINHCISMSPAVSGLDDKNSSIDGVSDFCDLPFDDDVIDVTVLHHVLEFSENPHQVLKEAARVTIPRGYIIIVAFNPISLSGLFQPLGALLNFSSISRRRLLRAGRMKDWLEFLDFTCLSTKQVFHNLPINNARFLASTRVLERFKYKNKMPMGMSFVMVARKDKAGLTPIKPKWEKGNLLGAMPIAKQAIRANAAKEGLVLPFRTKIKREF
- the gloB gene encoding hydroxyacylglutathione hydrolase → MFKVSPIPTFQDNYVWLIQQTDGNEVWVVDPGDATAVIEYLEKHKLELVGVLITHSHYDHIGGLDDILRYKNVAILGPDSQHIPQITHPLYDDDKFSLWGTNCTAYAAPGHMPEHLCYVVESNDNYQLFSGDVLFSSGCGRIFSGTHLELKSSLDRLKQLPENTLVYSAHEYTQANIAFAKAVEPNNPALLEREQSVIQMRAQGQPSLPTTIALETQVNPFLRCNNSAVVDMAKQHIGHSLADELEVFTALRQWKDNF